Proteins from a genomic interval of Lycium ferocissimum isolate CSIRO_LF1 chromosome 2, AGI_CSIRO_Lferr_CH_V1, whole genome shotgun sequence:
- the LOC132046256 gene encoding G-type lectin S-receptor-like serine/threonine-protein kinase At1g11330 isoform X1, which produces MKLSSTKIFLWRAILVLFFHIANASDTISTNKSLQDSENLVSNDKRFILGFFSPENSTDRYVGIMFNSQSPTVAWVANRDKPLQDSSGRVTISEDGNLVVLNAQNKSVWSSNISPAVRNSTAQLSDNGNLVLKDSSNGKVLWESFRDPSNSFLQHMKMGSDKSTNTTNLLKSWISPSDPSVGSFSAGIQPETIPQIFIWKNGRVHCRSGPWNKQIFIGIPDMTSFYLNGFDLVNDNKGTTYLTFLYANEAEMTFFTLNSTGFLQQKYLDPSKNDWEVTWEFPANECDFYGKCGPFGSCDPRSSPICSCLEGFKPKREEEWGKRNWTSGCIRKSMLESERNSSNIEQGKQDRFLKLQSMKVPDSTIWVPFADEDCHKGCLRNFSCIAYSYHTGIGCMHWEGNLLDVQKFSTGGADLFIRLSYTELDQKRDFKVAIAIIVPVGSVILAIFGYISYKYLAKRRGRKRKSELLLRESLPNFYKESMVTEDINQAKFEELLVYNFDLLANATEGFHLSSKLGQGGFGPVYKGKLADGQEIAVKRLSQSSGQGLEEFMNEVVVISKLQHRNLVRLFGCCIERGEKMLVYEYMPKGSLDAYLFGSQQQEEEFLDWSKRVSIIEGIGRGLLYLHRDSRLRIIHRDLKTSNILLDEYLNPKISDFGMARIFPGNQDQANTNRVVGTYGYMAPEYAMEGRFSEKSDVYSFGVLLLEIISGRRNTSFHQDDCALSLLAYAWKCWNENKIVELFDPKITDLHLEKEITRCVHVGLLCVQEYAEDRPNVSTVLPMLTREIDDLPSPKQPAFTTRPSHFMQGSSKSQGSVNTVTITIMEGR; this is translated from the exons ATGAAGCTAAGCAGTACGAAGATATTTCTTTGGCGCGCAATTCTTGTTCTGTTTTTTCACATAGCAAATGCTTCAGACACCATTAGCACCAATAAATCCCTGCAAGATTCAGAAAATTTAGTCTCCAATGACAAAAGATTCATATTGGGGTTCTTTAGTCCTGAGAATTCCACGGACCGTTATGTTGGTATTATGTTTAATAGCCAATCACCAACTGTTGCATGGGTAGCCAACAGAGACAAACCTTTACAAGATTCTAGTGGAAGAGTGACGATATCAGAAGATGGAAATCTTGTAGTCTTGAATGCACAGAACAAGAGTGTATGGTCATCCAATATTTCACCAGCTGTGAGAAATTCTACTGCCCAGCTCTCGGATAATGGAAACTTAGTTTTGAAGGACAGCTCCAACGGGAAAGTTCTCTGGGAAAGTTTTCGGGATCCTTCAAATTCCTTCTTGCAGCatatgaaaatgggaagtgataaGAGTACTAACACCACAAATCTGCTGAAATCATGGATAAGTCCTTCAGATCCATCTGTTGGGAGTTTCTCAGCTGGTATTCAACCTGAAACGATTCCCCAGATTTTCATATGGAAGAATGGCAGAGTTCATTGCCGCAGCGGACCATGGAATAAACAGATTTTCATTGGGATACCAGACATGACTTCTTTCTATCTCAATGGATTTGATTTAGTAAATGATAACAAGGGCACCACATACCTCACCTTTTTATATGCAAATGAGGCTGAGATGACCTTTTTCACCTTGAACTCAACAGGGTTTTTGCAGCAGAAATATTTGGATCCTAGTAAGAATGATTGGGAAGTAACATGGGAATTCCCTGCAAATGAGTGCGATTTTTATGGAAAATGTGGACCTTTTGGAAGCTGTGATCCTAGAAGCTCACCAATCTGCTCTTGTTTAGAGGGATTTAAGCCAAAAAGAGAAGAGGAATGGGGGAAAAGAAACTGGACTAGTGGATGCATCAGAAAGTCCATGTTAGAGAGCGAAAGAAACAGCTCTAACATTGAGCAAGGTAAGCAAGATCGGTTTCTGAAGCTGCAGTCAATGAAAGTGCCGGATTCCACTATTTGGGTACCTTTTGCAGATGAAGATTGTCATAAGGGTTGCTTGAGGAATTTTTCCtgcatagcctattcataccaCACAGGCATAGGATGCATGCATTGGGAAGGAAACTTACTTGATGTTCAGAAATTCTCAACCGGTGGGGCTGATTTATTCATTCGCCTTTCGTACACTGAGCTTG ATCAAAAGAGAGATTTTAAAGTAGCCATTGCGATTATAGTCCCAGTAGGCTCAGTAATTCTTGCCATTTTCGGATACATTTCCTACAAATATTTAGCTAAGCGCAGAG GACGGAAGAGAAAGAGTGAGCTATTATTAAGAGAATCATTGCCAAACTTCTACAAGGAAAGCATGGTTACGGAGGACATCAATCAAGCTAAATTTGAAGAGCTgcttgtatacaactttgaccTATTAGCAAATGCAACTGAAGGTTTTCATCTGTCCAGCAAGCTTGGACAGGGAGGTTTTGGTCCAGTTTACAAA GGGAAATTGGCAGATGGACAAGAAATTGCTGTGAAAAGGCTTTCGCAATCTTCTGGTCAGGGGCTAGAGGAGTTCATGAATGAGGTTGTGGTGATTTCAAAACTTCAACATCGTAATCTTGTTAGACTTTTTGGTTGCTGCATAGAAAGAGGGGAAAAGATGCTGGTTTATGAatacatgccaaaaggaagcTTGGATGCCTATCTCTTTG GGTCACAGCAACAAGAGGAGGAGTTCCTTGATTGGAGTAAACGTGTGAGCATCATTGAGGGAATTGGTCGAGGCCTCCTTTACCTTCACAGGGATTCAAGACTAAGGATTATCCACAGGGATTTAAAGACAAGCAACATCTTGTTGGATGAATACCTGAACCCCAAAATTTCAGATTTCGGCATGGCAAGGATTTTTCCAGGCAACCAAGATCAGGCCAACACAAACAGAGTTGTTGGAACCTA TGGTTATATGGCACCTGAATATGCAATGGAAGGAAGATTCTCAGAAAAATCAGATGTTTACAGCTTTGGAGTATTGTTATTGGAAATTATAAGTGGAAGGAGAAACACTAGCTTTCACCAAGATGATTGTGCATTAAGCCTTCTAGCATAT GCATGGAAGTGTTGGAACGAAAACAAGATTGTGGAATTATTTGACCCCAAGATCACTGACCTGCACCTTGAAAAGGAAATTACGAGATGTGTACATGTTGGACTATTATGTGTACAAGAATATGCAGAAGACAGACCAAATGTCTCCACAGTTTTGCCTATGCTCACCCGGGAAATTGATGATTTACCAAGTCCTAAACAACCTGCTTTTACAACAAGACCGAGCCATTTCATGCAAGGCTCTTCTAAATCTCAAGGCTCTGTGAACACTGTTACCATTACTATTATGGAAGGACGATAA
- the LOC132046256 gene encoding G-type lectin S-receptor-like serine/threonine-protein kinase At1g11330 isoform X2, translating to MKLSSTKIFLWRAILVLFFHIANASDTISTNKSLQDSENLVSNDKRFILGFFSPENSTDRYVGIMFNSQSPTVAWVANRDKPLQDSSGRVTISEDGNLVVLNAQNKSVWSSNISPAVRNSTAQLSDNGNLVLKDSSNGKVLWESFRDPSNSFLQHMKMGSDKSTNTTNLLKSWISPSDPSVGSFSAGIQPETIPQIFIWKNGRVHCRSGPWNKQIFIGIPDMTSFYLNGFDLVNDNKGTTYLTFLYANEAEMTFFTLNSTGFLQQKYLDPSKNDWEVTWEFPANECDFYGKCGPFGSCDPRSSPICSCLEGFKPKREEEWGKRNWTSGCIRKSMLESERNSSNIEQGKQDRFLKLQSMKVPDSTIWVPFADEDCHKGCLRNFSCIAYSYHTGIGCMHWEGNLLDVQKFSTGGADLFIRLSYTELDQKRDFKVAIAIIVPVGSVILAIFGYISYKYLAKRRGRKRKSELLLRESLPNFYKESMVTEDINQAKFEELLVYNFDLLANATEGFHLSSKLGQGGFGPVYKGKLADGQEIAVKRLSQSSGQGLEEFMNEVVVISKLQHRNLVRLFGCCIERGEKMLVYEYMPKGSLDAYLFGSQQQEEEFLDWSKRVSIIEGIGRGLLYLHRDSRLRIIHRDLKTSNILLDEYLNPKISDFGMARIFPGNQDQANTNRVVGTYGYMAPEYAMEGRFSEKSDVYSFGVLLLEIISGRRNTSFHQDDCALSLLAYAWKLWNENKIVELVDPKIIDLQHKKEIHRCVHVGLLCVQEYAEDRPNVSTVLSMLTREIADLPSPKQPAFTRSSTCSKKGSSRIQGSVNDVSITIMEGR from the exons ATGAAGCTAAGCAGTACGAAGATATTTCTTTGGCGCGCAATTCTTGTTCTGTTTTTTCACATAGCAAATGCTTCAGACACCATTAGCACCAATAAATCCCTGCAAGATTCAGAAAATTTAGTCTCCAATGACAAAAGATTCATATTGGGGTTCTTTAGTCCTGAGAATTCCACGGACCGTTATGTTGGTATTATGTTTAATAGCCAATCACCAACTGTTGCATGGGTAGCCAACAGAGACAAACCTTTACAAGATTCTAGTGGAAGAGTGACGATATCAGAAGATGGAAATCTTGTAGTCTTGAATGCACAGAACAAGAGTGTATGGTCATCCAATATTTCACCAGCTGTGAGAAATTCTACTGCCCAGCTCTCGGATAATGGAAACTTAGTTTTGAAGGACAGCTCCAACGGGAAAGTTCTCTGGGAAAGTTTTCGGGATCCTTCAAATTCCTTCTTGCAGCatatgaaaatgggaagtgataaGAGTACTAACACCACAAATCTGCTGAAATCATGGATAAGTCCTTCAGATCCATCTGTTGGGAGTTTCTCAGCTGGTATTCAACCTGAAACGATTCCCCAGATTTTCATATGGAAGAATGGCAGAGTTCATTGCCGCAGCGGACCATGGAATAAACAGATTTTCATTGGGATACCAGACATGACTTCTTTCTATCTCAATGGATTTGATTTAGTAAATGATAACAAGGGCACCACATACCTCACCTTTTTATATGCAAATGAGGCTGAGATGACCTTTTTCACCTTGAACTCAACAGGGTTTTTGCAGCAGAAATATTTGGATCCTAGTAAGAATGATTGGGAAGTAACATGGGAATTCCCTGCAAATGAGTGCGATTTTTATGGAAAATGTGGACCTTTTGGAAGCTGTGATCCTAGAAGCTCACCAATCTGCTCTTGTTTAGAGGGATTTAAGCCAAAAAGAGAAGAGGAATGGGGGAAAAGAAACTGGACTAGTGGATGCATCAGAAAGTCCATGTTAGAGAGCGAAAGAAACAGCTCTAACATTGAGCAAGGTAAGCAAGATCGGTTTCTGAAGCTGCAGTCAATGAAAGTGCCGGATTCCACTATTTGGGTACCTTTTGCAGATGAAGATTGTCATAAGGGTTGCTTGAGGAATTTTTCCtgcatagcctattcataccaCACAGGCATAGGATGCATGCATTGGGAAGGAAACTTACTTGATGTTCAGAAATTCTCAACCGGTGGGGCTGATTTATTCATTCGCCTTTCGTACACTGAGCTTG ATCAAAAGAGAGATTTTAAAGTAGCCATTGCGATTATAGTCCCAGTAGGCTCAGTAATTCTTGCCATTTTCGGATACATTTCCTACAAATATTTAGCTAAGCGCAGAG GACGGAAGAGAAAGAGTGAGCTATTATTAAGAGAATCATTGCCAAACTTCTACAAGGAAAGCATGGTTACGGAGGACATCAATCAAGCTAAATTTGAAGAGCTgcttgtatacaactttgaccTATTAGCAAATGCAACTGAAGGTTTTCATCTGTCCAGCAAGCTTGGACAGGGAGGTTTTGGTCCAGTTTACAAA GGGAAATTGGCAGATGGACAAGAAATTGCTGTGAAAAGGCTTTCGCAATCTTCTGGTCAGGGGCTAGAGGAGTTCATGAATGAGGTTGTGGTGATTTCAAAACTTCAACATCGTAATCTTGTTAGACTTTTTGGTTGCTGCATAGAAAGAGGGGAAAAGATGCTGGTTTATGAatacatgccaaaaggaagcTTGGATGCCTATCTCTTTG GGTCACAGCAACAAGAGGAGGAGTTCCTTGATTGGAGTAAACGTGTGAGCATCATTGAGGGAATTGGTCGAGGCCTCCTTTACCTTCACAGGGATTCAAGACTAAGGATTATCCACAGGGATTTAAAGACAAGCAACATCTTGTTGGATGAATACCTGAACCCCAAAATTTCAGATTTCGGCATGGCAAGGATTTTTCCAGGCAACCAAGATCAGGCCAACACAAACAGAGTTGTTGGAACCTA TGGTTATATGGCACCTGAATATGCAATGGAAGGAAGATTCTCAGAAAAATCAGATGTTTACAGCTTTGGAGTATTGTTATTGGAAATTATAAGTGGAAGGAGAAACACTAGCTTTCACCAAGATGATTGTGCATTAAGCCTTCTAGCATAT GCATGGAAGTTGTGGAACGAAAACAAGATTGTCGAATTGGTTGACCCCAAGATAATAGACCTGCAGCACAAAAAGGAAATTCATAGATGTGTACATGTTGGATTATTATGCGTACAAGAATATGCAGAAGACAGGCCAAATGTCTCCACAGTTTTGTCTATGCTCACTAGGGAAATTGCTGATTTACCAAGTCCAAAACAACCTGCATTTACAAGAAGTTCGACCTGTTCCAAGAAAGGCTCCTCTAGAATTCAAGGCTCTGTGAATGATGTCAGCATTACTATTATGGAAGGACGATAG
- the LOC132046259 gene encoding G-type lectin S-receptor-like serine/threonine-protein kinase At1g11330, with amino-acid sequence MMLSSTKIILRRAILVLVFHIANASSNTLSVNQFLQDSETLVSNNNRFKLGFFSPANSTKRYVGIMFNTQSPSVIWVANRDKPLQDSSGRVTISEDGNLVVLNAQNKSIWSSNISPAVRNSTAQLSDNGNLVLQDISSRRVLWESFSDLSDSFLQHMKLGTDKSINTTNLLKSWKSPVDPSDGSFSAGIRPETIPQIFLWKNGLPHWRSGPWNKQVFIGVPEMTSFYFSGFELVNDNTGTAYFSYSYADQGVHMLYLVLNSTGFLQQKDLYAGKNEWEVTWASPANECDFYGKCGLFGSCDPNSSPICSCLQGFKPKNQEEWGKGNWTNGCIRKTVLENERNNSGIEQGTQDWFLKLQSMKVPDSAVWVPSVKEDCESDCLRNSSCIAYSYYIGIGCMHWEGSLIDVQKFSNGGADLFLRLAYTEQGEIARGARNCCEKAFTVFQSGARGVYE; translated from the exons ATGATGCTAAGCAGTACCAAGATAATTCTTCGGCGCGctattcttgttcttgtttttcatatagCAAATGCTTCATCAAACACCCTTAGTGTCAATCAGTTCCTGCAAGATTCAGAAACTTTAGTTTCCAATAACAATAGATTCAAATTGGGATTCTTTAGTCCTGCGAATTCGACGAAACGTTATGTTGGTATTATGTTTAATACCCAATCACCATCTGTCATATGGGTAGCCAACAGAGACAAGCCTTTACAAGATTCTAGTGGAAGAGTGACAATATCAGAAGATGGAAATCTTGTAGTCTTGAATGCACAGAACAAGAGTATATGGTCATCCAATATTTCACCAGCTGTGAGAAATTCTACTGCCCAGCTCTCGGATAATGGAAACTTAGTTTTACAGGACATCTCCAGTAGGAGAGTTCTATGGGAAAGTTTTAGTGATCTTTCAGATTCCTTCTTGCAGCACATGAAACTTGGAACGGATAAGAGTATTAACACCACAAATCTGCTGAAATCATGGAAAAGTCCTGTAGATCCATCTGATGGGAGTTTCTCAGCTGGTATTAGACCTGAAACAATTCCCCAGATTTTCTTATGGAAGAATGGCTTACCTCACTGGCGTAGCGGTCCATGGAATAAACAGGTTTTCATTGGAGTACCCGAGATGACTTCTTTCTATTTCAGTGGATTTGAACTAGTAAATGACAACACGGGCACCGCCTACTTCTCTTATTCATATGCAGATCAAGGTGTTCACATGCTGTACTTAGTCTTGAACTCAACAGGATTTTTGCAGCAAAAAGATTTATATGCTGGGAAGAATGAGTGGGAAGTAACATGGGCAAGTCCTGCAAATGAGTGTGACTTTTATGGAAAGTGTGGGCTTTTCGGAAGCTGTGATCCTAATAGTTCACCAATTTGCAGTTGTTTGCAAGGGTTTAAACCAAAAAATCAAGAGGAATGGGGAAAAGGAAACTGGACAAATGGATGCATCAGAAAGACTGtattagagaatgaaagaaaTAACTCTGGCATTGAGCAAGGCACGCAAGATTGGTTTTTGAAGCTGCAGTCAATGAAAGTGCCGGATTCCGCTGTTTGGGTACCTTCAGTCAAAGAAGATTGTGAAAGTGATTGCTTGAGGAATTCCTCCTGCATAGCTTATTCATACTACATAGGCATAGGGTGCATGCATTGGGAAGGAAGCTTAATTGATGTTCAGAAATTCTCAAACGGTGGGGCTGATTTATTCCTTCGCCTTGCATATACTGAACAAG GGGAAATTGCCAGAGGGGCAAGAAATTGCTGTGAAAAGGCTTTCACAGTCTTCCAGTCAGGGGCTAGAGGAGTTTATGAATGA